Proteins co-encoded in one Hymenobacter swuensis DY53 genomic window:
- a CDS encoding response regulator transcription factor, whose translation MKILLVEDEPKVASFLHQGLTEQHHTVDLAADGVLGLRLAQANSYDLLILDTLLPGLSGLEVCRQVRAHDTSVPILMLTALGETDDKIRGLDAGADDYLVKPFAFQELLARIRALTRRRHDSPSANSVLRLADLTLDPSRKLVQRAGQTIQLTAREFALLEYLLRSQNRVVSRVDILEHVWETSFDTGSNVIDVYINFLRKKLDKDFTPKLIHTLVGMGYVMKEE comes from the coding sequence CTGCACCAGGGCCTCACGGAGCAACATCATACCGTAGATCTGGCCGCCGATGGGGTACTGGGGCTGCGCCTGGCCCAAGCCAATTCCTATGATCTGCTGATTCTGGATACGCTGTTGCCCGGCCTCAGCGGACTGGAAGTGTGCCGTCAGGTGCGCGCCCATGATACCAGCGTACCCATTCTGATGCTCACGGCCCTGGGCGAAACCGACGATAAAATCCGGGGCCTCGATGCCGGCGCGGACGATTATCTGGTGAAGCCGTTTGCGTTTCAGGAGTTGTTGGCCCGCATCCGGGCCCTCACGCGCCGCCGCCACGACTCCCCCTCCGCCAATTCGGTCCTGCGCTTGGCCGACCTCACTCTTGACCCCAGCCGGAAGCTGGTGCAGCGCGCCGGCCAGACCATTCAGCTCACGGCCCGGGAGTTTGCCCTGCTGGAGTACCTGCTGCGCAGCCAGAACCGCGTGGTGTCGCGCGTTGATATTCTGGAGCACGTCTGGGAGACCTCCTTCGATACAGGCTCCAACGTCATTGATGTGTACATCAACTTCCTACGCAAAAAACTCGACAAAGACTTCACTCCTAAGCTCATTCATACGCTGGTGGGTATGGGCTACGTGATGAAGGAAGAGTAG